The sequence GCCCACTCCACAGCAGGCTAAATTCCTTGTCTTCTACTTGACCTCTTCAACACTTTCCCTCCATGTACCATGTGACCATGTACCATAGCAGAATTTGAGTGCTGTGTGTTTTGGCCATTCCAAAAGGCTCAAAGTTTACTACAGTACCACCCTGAGATTATTACAGCCCTTGGCTTCTCCAAAGAGCAGCCATGTGTTTAGACTGACCGCTGCCTAAAATCAAGCCTGTGAATCTGCTGCATTTATAGCCATCGCCTCGTTTGACTTATTCCGCTCATCCAAAAGTGACCATGGCTTTGAAAAGAAGCAGTGGCTTCCAGCAGCTTTCCAGAAAAGACTGAAGCTATATTTCTAATTGCCTTATTTGTATACTTTATGGCCAAGTAATATAATTCAAccttttaacattttcaaaatacacAGGTTCAAATATGCAGTAATCAAAAGTTTCATACACTGGTTCTTTTTTGGCATGTCCCAATCAGCCTTTTGGTCCCCTGATTCAATCGTTTTACTGCCTATGAGTACACATGTTTTTTAAGTGATTGGTAATTTTTAAAAAGCATAGAAAATAATATTCCTGAATGAAGTTTAGAGAGAAAGAACACTCCAGTGGTAGAGGAGTCTCAAAAGAGAgggaataaaaacatattagGCATCATATTAAAATATGACCAATTTCAATTTCTGATTTGTTAGAAAATGCTCTTATTGGTTCCGATACGCTATTTGCGGAATCCTACTTCTTTTTGCCAATAAACTTAATCAATAACTAGTCTGTAATTATTTTTGCCTAATGCTTGTGTACCCCCCATCTTCCATCCCTGCTACCCCTCCATCCTTCCACTTCCACAGTGACAGATTCTGCCAAGCTCAAccccactcctcctcttccccctaTCAGCCACAGTGCCGCCCCGTCTGTAGCCCCAAGCAGTGGCAATGGCAAGCATGCTCCCTCCGGAGGTCAGCAGCAGACAACGCAGCAGCCCCAGACTCTGCTTCAGCAGCGCTACCCATCCAGAGAGGTGCCCCCTCGCTTCCGCCAGCAGGAGCACAAGCAGCTGTTGAAGAGAGGTCAGGCTCTGCCTTCTGGAAGTCTGCTTCTCACCACCACAGGACGTCCCTACACTACTGAACCTGCTACGGCTGTAGCCATACACTCCTGCTCCTCTATCTCCACAGCCAGCCTTCCTACAGGTATTTACCTCTCTGCAAAACAGCACCTACGAATTTTATGTTTGGACTGTGCAGGTCAGTTGACTGGCCACAATGTTAAACTAAAGCTGTAGGGGTCGCACATGTTTTTTGACACAGGCATGTATGAGGTACTTGAATATAGTCAACAATCAACTGTGTATGTAAGACATTAGTTaatgtacctcatacaaacccTTCAAAAGGTCTGAACTATCAGTTTAAGCTTCAAGTCCTTATCAGGTTTTTCAAGTGCCAGTTTAAATATGGTATTTGTACAAACAAGTACATTTTTTCCACAGCAGTGTTGACACAGAGAAATGCAGAGATGTTTTCTCGTTTGTGAACATAAGAAAAATTAGTGGTACTTCATACTCCCAAGACCCAAGGCCAGGTCCACACTGGATGCATATGCTGATCTGCTGAATCTGGTGCATTTGTCTTTTGACATagggtttgcctttgaaaatcatCATCTGTACTCAACTAAATACCAGGACTGTTCAGTATGAAGTTGTGCACAATAGGTCCTGCCAATATTTCACAATGAAACTGAAATAAGACTTCAGAAAACtggacagtgttgtgtttttactgatGTTTAAACTTTGGTGAAAAATAATTTCTCACTGGCTTAGTTTGTTGTAAGAAGCCCCTCAATTCATTTGGtccaattttagtttttttttatgcacaatCACAATCATCTGAAGTGCTGTCAGTATTCACTTTTCAATTTTGaaattgacttatttatttGCACCATTTAACACATAATATTGCTCTGAATCTGAACCCAgagtttaaatgtatttcttttttaattgtcaGTTGCGGTGAATGACAACTGTTTTGGGACCTTGAGATTCAGAGTTACTGACCTAATGAtgaataatgattaaaaacatttgcaaatgtttttttttaagggcaTTATCTCATTTCAAGAGCTACGTCTactcagttttttttagttctctACCTGTTGCAGGTGCTGCTGTTAAGTTCcattctgcctctgtctggCTGTGGATTAAAAATGGGAATAGATTTGTTAAAGGGTAGTGTGTGGAGAATAAATCCAGGCTTGATATCTTGAGTATATTTTCTTTCCCGGAGCTCCTTATGTCACACTAAACAAGGTTCTTGTGTCTTTCCAAGTGTACAAACATGTTCCTTTATAATTATCTCCACTTTGATAATGGTGATTGAAATTCTTTTAAGGGCACATGGGCAGTTCTCACTGTctagagaaaaacacattttagcagaAGTGTATGTCTGAGCAGCATCAAACCTCACAATGCAATATGAATACAGCTCTGTCACCATGGTGACAGAGCTGTATATCCTGAGTTGTATATCctgccttcttcttctctgcctcctctctaTCATCATCCTCCTACTCTTGCTTTGCTGACATGCTCCATGGTGTTCCCTGTTTGTTGGAGGAGGAGCAATATGGAGCTAGCTAGTTGGCTGGGCCTCTCAGTGGGCCTGACCTGGCATTGATAGAAAGAAAgtgagaaggaaagaaagaaatgaggaGAGAGTGCTCGTGGCAGAGGTCCAGTACTGTGGGCTGAAGTGACTCATAGCTTACGGTAAAAACTGCTGCTTCTCTCCGCCCTTCTTTGGCAGGCCTGCTTCACTTTGCTTTGCTTCTTGTGAACTGAACGATTACTTTATGAACAATGGACAGTAGAACCTTCAAGACTGAAAGCAAAATAGAAGTCCACTGGGAGGGTTTCATGTGCACCAAGTGATAAGTTGTTTGCTAAACATTCAAGGCAACTCACCAGCCTCCCCTTCATAATGCTTCATGTATCTGTTTAAACAAAGTTGATTCTGTTTTGTAAAACATGCAGCAGTACAGACAGACCACCATCGGTAATCCCACACATCACTCTGTCCCAACTGCCTTGTCCAATGATCTGATTTCCCCCTACCTCCATTCATTAGTTGAGAATAGCTAAGTGTATAAGCACACTAGCTTCATTTATTCCCTTCCCTGCCCCTCTTATCTCATCCACCTCCACCTCATGTCACCCTGGCTTACCCGACCCTGGTCTCCTCTTTTGAAAGTTAGGTCAAATAAAAATTGCCTGTAGTTAATACTTTCATAAAATGTATCGCTGCTTCAGGGCAATACTCTCAACAATCATTGGTATCTTTTAATGGTGAATGTTTGTGACAGGTGTAAAGGTTTCCTTTTCAGTGAGAATTGATTTTGTTTCTCATCAAGTGTATTTAGTTACATAACACAGGGAAGGTCTTTTTATGCCATTGATCTTTGCACATTAAGGGCATATTTTGGTGGCAATAATGCACCCAGCAATCAAGTCccttttacatttaatataaacTAATCGAAACATTTGTTTGTAGCCCTACAATGTGTTGGTAATATCACTTAAGATTTATATTGCTCCTCTGTGTATTATTCTAGACCAGTCTGTTAAAGGCCATTAAGTAATGATCAAGGTCTTATGTACCAAAGAAGCTGACAACAGCAAAGCATCTTCATGTAAACAGGCCTCATCAAGTAAAAGAAGGTTTTAGCCAATGTGCTAATAGCTCATCTGGTGGTGAACAGAGAGTGTATGCAGGCTAAACTTGATCTGCTCTGTAACCTGACTGCCGAAGCTGTAAAAGAGTCTAGGGAATCCCCTCAAAGAGCACTGGGACATCTTGTGATGTGATTAAACATCAGCTCTCCGTTAACCACAAATGTTCACGGCTCGAtcactctctccatctcaccctgcctgctcagtgtttgttgttctcTGATGCACATGTGTTCTCCTCTTCCACTATACCAACACCTCAGTTCACACTTACTGGCCCTGAGGCAGTCAGGATTAGTCAGGCTGCACAAACTAGATGTATGTCCATCAATCTTACCATTATTGAAGTCTTCCCCCAATGTTGCCTTTTGCTTGGCAAACAATCTATACCTCAGTGCCCTTTCATGTGGAGGAGGCATGAGAGAGCTGGCTATTTTACGACTAGCATGCTGGAGAAAGCCTTTGACCTGGTTTATCCTAGAGTATTGCTGTTAATCGATTAACAGCACTATTGCAAAGCAGTCATTTTGAAGTATAATTTAGTGatagaataaaatatttatttatagaacatttgtcttgtctttgtcaGCTAGAACCAATTTaaccaaaatgttacaaatgttatAGTTGGATATGTGGCTATGCTTGGACTCTatcaaaaaaaatgattaattacatatttatctattttctgAATAACTGGTTTAATGGACTAATGGTTACTATTAACTCATGTTTGCATAAGGTAATATGCAGACTGACTCATAGTGGGCCAGGCTGTTTATCATAGTGCAGTTTTCCGTATGAATGTGATTTACTTAAGCTAAATGTTTGATTAGATTGCTCGTATTAccaccttttaaaaacaaaagtcttgTTGCCCTTGAGGCAACGACTATAAACATAACATAAGCCTATTGAAATATAACcagactttaaaaatgtaattctctCCTCTGCGGGTGTaacatgtctgtgtctctgtatgaGGCTCCTGCttcttgtgtatgtgtgtgagaaagaaaggCAGTGAAAGTTAACCCCACCCCTCTTCACCGATGGGttctgacagagacacagattttTCCTCACGATTGGGAACAACCAAAATCCATCATAGCCAAATGGCTTAATTTGTTCAATACCATTGTCAGCACTGTTAATGGTGGTACCTACTGATGCTGCAGTATTTCAAAATTAGCCAGTTTAATACCTGGTTTCAGTATCCATTCCATTTTtgacacatatacacaataATTTTATTCAGCTGTTCTGGTTATGTGTTTAGAGTCAGCTCATATTTAGACTGTGTAGGCAACTGTGTACCAAAACAACGTCATCGAGTGTTGGTGCCCATCAGAAAGTTTGTTAATCTGGCTGGCAGCATGCATTGTCAGCACTGTGCCTCTGCCCCATAGGGACTTAATTAAGCCAGAATCAGTCCAGCTGAGGCCCACACAGCTCTCTTAGATTACTTCCTCCTTCCATCTTCACATCAATCACTGTCCTTCATTGTCCACGAGTTTTCTGTCCTTTTATGTTTGTACTTTAATTCCTCTTGAGCCGTACTTGCCCCACCTTTGTCCCTACCTCATCTTTACCACTATgaccacatacacaaacacgTCTCTACATGCCGacatgtaaaatgaaaaatgatggaGGACTTTAGGAAAGCAGAAAAGACGTTTTTTCTCATGATCTGATGATCTTCAGACAGTATTAGACAGTAATACTTCCTGAATACTTTCTGTTTTCTCCTATGCAGGAGATGCATGAGTGAGGAAGTGGCTGTCTAGTTGCATGGCATGACCTCACCGCATGTCAGGTCCTCTCAGTGGAGAGGTACAGGGGGCTGAGCCTCAGCCATAAAGACACTCTGTTCTCTACCAAACATTGACTTATTGTGTTGTTGGGTGGGCGTTGGGATCATTTGTAAACAATGCCAGCCTTGATTCAGGCAAATgctgttcttctttttcttttgccaaGCTCCCATATTGTCATCAAACCATGCCTCAACATGGCTAGCCCACTACCCACCCTCCATTACATTGTTTGAGATCATATCACCTACCCCTATTTCTCACTCTGACCAGATGAATACTTACTCTGTGCCAAAAGAAAACTCCCATATGAAGAGACACTTATCTGTCCAACAGAAATATGATCCTACTGCTTATAATAACTCCACATCTGACCAATCAGACAAAAGCTTGATATTTTACATCACGTGATCTCATAATGTGGTTGTTCATAtataaatgtgcatgtgtaacAACAACTGTCAATCCAGCACCACCGGAggtgcagcagtgttttttgAGGGGGATTTCGTGCTTTCTCTCTTGCCTAAATAAAAGGCTTTGTGGGTGGCAGTGCTAATTGCAGATGAAGTGGTCTTGGCTAAATATTTAATGACATGGAAGATACATGGATAGGGATGccccctttgttttgttttttatcttgtgCCTTGTGAGCGCATAATGAAAGTCTCCAGGTAATGTCATTTAGCTGTTAACTAACCTCTCACCACCATCAATATCACCTCATCTCTTCAGTACTACCGTCCCCTCCCCCAACTAGCCTTCCTTCTGTCCTTTTCAGACAGAGAGTATATCCTCTGTTAGGATAGGAATAGAGCATGATATAAATAAAGCCAGGGTGAGGCAATAGATAGAAGAGGAGAAACCCAGCCAGAGCAGTGTTGGTGGGAGGGACCAAGCATGAGGGGTGAGGAAGGCAAGGGGGGTTGTCTCATGCCGCGCAAGAGCTTTGCAACTTCTTGGCAGCACTTCAGAAATGAGCCTCAGAAGCTTGGCGAGCTGAGCAGACATATTGAGACAAGGATGGTCACTGCATTGCACAAAACCTAGCTCTTAACAGGATGGTTGGCAGGCACCTCTCCACAGGTATTTCACACACTCTTTTATTCCTTAAGCTCCTTGTATATATCTCTCGTCTGCctcttctgtgttgtttttggtggcttGTATATACACACTGTGTGACTGAGCACTTTTGAACATTAAAGCAGCAGCCGCAGTGCATTGAGTGCATGCAATGTTGAGTTCTCGTGTTTTGTGTTTATCATTGCTTTTAAAGCAGTAAAGGAGAGATACACGGTAGCTCAGAGCCTTTTTGGCTTTAGTTCAGGACTGAGAAAATGGCGGTCCTGCACTCCTCGGTAGAGTGACGCTTCAGAACGACAGCGCTGTGTGTCAGAAACACAGTGCCCTCTTTTtccccctgctctctctctctgccttctctctctccctttccccCTTTTTACTTTAGTTGCCAGCACTGAAGTAAGGTTGTCACTTCCCTCATGCCATTGTGATACAGTATCTGTAGACAAACTTAGCACGCATGTGAAAGTGTatgtaaacaacagcagctgcgGTACAAGAGAATGCAGAAAAGGGACAATGTGTGGAGGTGCCTGGTTGATCAGTGCAGCAGTCCTGATTTTGCACTGTACAAGATGATCCTCATGCATGCTGGAACTTAAGGGAGCATGAGAAAAACTAAGCAGATGGAGACTGCAGTTAGAGCCGTGCTTCCTATCAAGCAGACATCATAATTCAAGAGTTCAAGGGTTTTAGGTGTCAGAAATTGAGGTTGACTTGGCTGCACGGAAGTTACACTGCTTATTATTAATGGCCTCCAACATCATGTGGCAAATTGTACGTGATTTGGTGAATTTGCATGTGATACAGTTTCAGTTTtctatttgattcattttctgcAACATACTAAATTTAGATTTCATGTCAattatttgtaaatgatgtaatCCATTACTTTCTCTAGTTTGAATGCAAATACAGagaaatctaaatgttttaatatggTATTTTAAAATTATGAATTTGATATGTTTCTAGATAGAAATAAGCACAGGCAGTTTGACTACAAGCCAATTGTGAGTTTGAATATTATCTTCAGTGATGATCATACATGCCTACCCGTACCCCCAATGTTATTGCAGTCatgaattttcattttcagctctTAAGGGCACATTGACTAGTGTGCTGGAGAAAAAGGGGCTGAACTCCCGATCGTTCAGTTTAGTTATTTGGACACAGCTGCCCCGTCAGTGCTGTCTTTTATCTTAGTATCTTTGAAATGTATGTGGGAAAGTATAATAAATATAGTTTAAATGAAGTGTGTATTGTATGAATTTTGAAATGTTACTGTTACTATATTAGTCATTAGCCTCTCTTTTGCACTCAGTTtgagttgtgtttattttcttttgtataGCATCTTGTGAAGTGTCTATACAAATAAGCAGATTCCTCACATTCTGCCAAGGTATAATAAACTCACGAAGTGCATGTGGGTGTAATGAGGGTGGGTGAACATAACTTGGACTGCTCTAATTTCAGTTTCTTGCTCATGCTTGTGTCCTCTTTTTATTTCCTCCCATAAAGAACTGCCCCCACAGAGCAGCCAGGGAGCCCAGTATGATAATCCCCTCTGGGGACACCTGCCAGCCAACAGGAGTGCCACAAGTGCTGCATCTTCTACAATTCTTAGTGGTTGGGATCAACTAATCATTGACCAGAAGGACACAGAGGCTTGGCCTTCTATAACCCTCAGCCAGAGCCAGGTCCCTCCTGGAGGATGCCCTTTGGATACTGACCCTGGTCATTTgaccagcagcaacagcagtactAATAGTAGTTGCAGTACAGTGACTATGGCCACTGGGGCCAATAGCCAGACAGGCCATTTCTCTGCCAGCCACCTAAGCAGCAAGGCCAACAGCGGGCCTAACCCTGCCAGTCTTACTGCAACCAGCATGCTCTCTGGTCAGGTCGCAGCTAATCGCAGCTGGGCATCTGGACCTGGAACCTCCCATTGCCCCTCCCAGTCCTCAGTAGGGAATGAAGGGAAGTATGATGGTCAAGTGGGGGGAGTAGGCAGTAGGGCCTGGGGCTCTTCTTCACAATCTTCCACCACCAACTTTAACTTGAACCTAAACCCTAATGCCAACCCATCTGCCTGGCCCATGTTGGGGCATGATGGAAGTGGCACAGGGGGAGGCAGCTCAGGGGGGGCCAACACCATTTCACCTCCTCAAACTACACCCAACCTCTGTAATCCACCTGGCCCCCCACCATCCCAGACCAGTACCTGTACTGGAGCCAACACTAACAGCAACTCCTCAGGCATTGGCAGCGCCTGGGGTAATATAATGACCTCTGACACATCAGAGTCACACCCATCCCCATccacaaatgtgtctttcagTTCAGAACCTCAGAACCTTAAAACTGATGGACCAAATCACACTAATAAACAGGAACCCCCCAGCCCAATTCACAGCTTGCCTGGCTGGGGTAATGCACCTGTAGGTCTGAGTTCCAGGGGCCAGCTACCACAAGGAGGCCCACAGGTCAATGGAGACGACTGTAGCTCAGCATGGGGTAACAGTGTTGAGTCTAAGGCAACTTCATCTAAGGAAGCACCTGGATGGGACTCTGGCTGGGGCCATGGAGCAGGTGGAGCAGGAAACTCTGGAGGCTGGGGTGACCAGTCTGGTGGAGAATGGGGAAAGCAGCACACTGAAGAAGCCCAGGGAGGCTGGGATCCCCCCAGCTCCCCTCCGCAGGATCCACAGGCTAGTCCTTGGAGTAAAGCTGTGAGCACAGCTGGTGCCAGTGAAGGAAGCAGTGACAGCATGGAAGGAAATCCCCAACATAGAGACCACTCATCCCGAGATAATCCAGCTCCATTGCTGCCTGCCCAGGATCTTGACCCCAGGGTGCTGTGCAACACTGGCTGGGGACAGACCCCTGTTCGCCAGCACACCTCTTGGGATATGGATAATACTAAACGCAAAAATGGTGTAGGCAGTGAGTCATGGAGCTCTGGCCCAACCACTCCCAACAATGCCCAGATGGCTGCCAACACCAACATAGGTCCCACTCAAAGAACTGACTCTGGGGGTAAAAATGATGTGCCTGCTTCTCAGGGAGCTTCGGGTTGGGGTGGAAGCATAGTAGCAACCAAATCACCCAGCACTAGTTGGGGAGAGCCACCCAACATTAATAAACCCCCGGGCACTCCCAGTGGCTGGGGTAAGGCTCCAGCAGGAGGCTCTGTCCCCAGTGTACCCAAAAATGGTAGCCAGTCCTGGGGAGAAGATAAGTCAAGTGGGTGGGAAGATTCTCACATCAAGGCAACACCCCAGGGCTGGGGAGAGCAACACAAACCATCCCACAGTTGGGGCAATAGTGGAGGTAGCAATAACACAGGGGACTGGAGAGAACCAGAAGAGAGTAAAAAGAGTCCCACTAATCCTGCATGGGAGGGAGACACTGGTGGCTGGAAGGAAAACCCTCGAGGCTGGGGAACATCTGCTTCAGGTTCAGGGATATCTGGAGCTGGAGGAAATGGTGGCTGGGGGGAACCAATTTCTCAGCGTCCTAGTGGCCCTCCTCAAAGTTGGGGTGGCAAGCCTCAGGATGGGcctagtggtggtggtggtggtggtagtggtggtggtagtggtggtggtggtggtggtggtggaggagggagcATAGGCTCTTGGGGTGGCTCAGACTCAGTAAAACAAGGTGGAGGCTGGGGGGGCAGTAAGCAAGAGTCCACCACTGAGGCTACAGGCTGGGAAGAACCCTCACCAACTTCAGTCAGACGTAAAATGGAGATAGATGATGGAACCTCAGCTTGGGGTGACCCTGTTACCTACAACAAGGCGGTCAACCTGTGGGACAGGAACAATCCAGGAACGTCTCAAGCTAAAGTTACCAGTGGAGGCAATAATCCCCCAGGCCCCAACAACAACCACCCTCACTCTCATAATCACCCATATCATGGGCCACCTGCACCTTTACAGAACCACAGCCAAAACTCCCAAAACCCGGGGCCCGCCAGTGGGACCATGGATCCTGTTGTCCAACACCAGCCTGGGCCATCTCACAACAGGAGTCCCCTGATGGCTCAACGGAAGCAAGGTATGCTATAATTTCAATTGTCTAATTCAGCCAAGTTGGTAATATGCTTTCataaatatagataaatatTATATAGCTACAATTACATATTTTGTCATAATTCACTTTCAGATCAAAACATAAATTAATTCAgtcaaatatttattatttttccctgTTCAATGTAAAGGTGTCAACATGAAAAGAGACATGGTTAGGTTGTTGACACACTGCACTGTTAAGCTCCAAGCTGTTGATCCACTTAAAGGTAAATTCTTGACCTAGTTTTCCCTCTATATATTTTCATGTTATTAGCTATCCAAATGAGTTAAGCAGTGTCAGACCTGGCACCCCACGAGGTTCCTCATATTTCATAACACTGGACACCTCTTTGTGGGTCACCCTGGAAGCCCCACATGCGTACCCAAAGGAAATACAAGAACGCTGTTTACAAAGTGCCTCATAGCGATTCACCAGAAACAGTTTGAGCTAGATAAGGAAGTGTGTGATTATATTGGAGCCACCATCTGTCAGTAGATGAGGGGAGGATGTGGAACATTGTCCCTGAGAATTGAGAGGGTTTAGACCCACCCTGCTGTTTCCCATTTGACCCCACATGATGACTCCACAGTGGCATTTGCTGGCTGCTGTGCATATAGTGAGTTAAAAATGGAAGATGATAACTCATGCATCACCAAGGACAGTCCTGCCAGAAAGGTCAATTCTACAATACAGTTTAGAGCAGACCTTAGGTCTTGACCTCTCCCTGGAGAGTGAGCTAAGCTGGACCTGGCACTGCAACATGCCTAGAGACAGCACTGTCTCTCTTATGCCAATAGTTACCAAGCTGTGCCAAATTTTCACTTGGCATCTCCTCCCCTTGCCTTCTTGCTAAGCCAAGCTcgagtctctgtctctctgtacgACTGGTATTTCATACTCCAAAGCAGAGGGATAAATTAGGTGACTATGTTAAATAGGGGCACAAATGGGCTTAAGTAAGTTTATATCATAAACAGGAAATTCATATGAGAGAGTAAGTAAGATGCAATTTGCCAAAACAAGAGTTGAAGTCAAGATGATATAGTCTTATGGTATTAAGTCCtgaatttttaattaaagagtAAGAGAATGAATTACACATACTATAATTGAGCACAAAATAATGCTAACATGAACCAAGACAAATGACCCAGTGTATCATAATTTGctgttaatatttgtttgacAAATTCACTGctaataaattaaatacacaaCACAGGAAGCACAATAACCTCAAATTTTGAAATGGCACAGTATTCTTCAGTTCTCCTGATATTTTtatgaaatacaaataatgaaaaGTGAGCCAAAGCTGCTTTTTATGTAATTGTTTTGAGATAgatagttttattttaatgctttCTGTCTTTTAATAAAAAGAGTCACAGATGAATAAGGGGTGAGTATTTGAAGCAAAAGTGCTGTTTGACACACACTGGGGATGTTTTGACGAATATTCccatccccccacccccaaccccccacATATGGTAATATTTTTGCATATATTACCATTGTAACAATGCACTGCAAAATATCTTGTCattggagaagaaagaaaatgtatttttatcacTGCAATTGTTgacaaaaaacagttttgtatattttgaatATAAGCATGaataatgtgtctttttataatCAACATCATGTTCATGCACATCCCTAATCTGACACAATTAATGTTTTTCAATATTGTTGTATGTATTATTAAGTGTTTTTACATGCTGCTGTTCTTGTGTGTTGTCCAGGTTGGGGAGAGATACCCAACTCCCACACAAAATCAGAGAGCTCTTGGGGGGAACCTGCACCCTCTCCAGTCAGCGTAGACAATGGGACATCTGCCTGGGGCAAACCTATTGGGAGCTGTGGAGGTTGGGGAGACGGTAACCAAGACAGCTATGGAAGGGGCAACCCAGCTATGACATCTGCATCTTGCAAACCTGGTAAGTAGCTCGACCTTTGTGGTTTTATAGATtggtctaataaaaaaaaaaaaaaagaaagtgcatAAACCTTTTAAGGgataatgataattaaatgGCACTCCACTGCTTTAAAAAGTAATTCACTCCTGATGTGTCAAATCAAGGACATCACACATGGGAATACTGGAGATGCTTAGATTAAATAAGATTAGATTTGATTTTATCAATCCCACTCTGGAGAAATTCAC comes from Solea senegalensis isolate Sse05_10M unplaced genomic scaffold, IFAPA_SoseM_1 scf7180000013851, whole genome shotgun sequence and encodes:
- the tnrc6c1 gene encoding trinucleotide repeat-containing gene 6C protein, which translates into the protein TDSAKLNPTPPLPPISHSAAPSVAPSSGNGKHAPSGGQQQTTQQPQTLLQQRYPSREVPPRFRQQEHKQLLKRGQALPSGSLLLTTTGRPYTTEPATAVAIHSCSSISTASLPTELPPQSSQGAQYDNPLWGHLPANRSATSAASSTILSGWDQLIIDQKDTEAWPSITLSQSQVPPGGCPLDTDPGHLTSSNSSTNSSCSTVTMATGANSQTGHFSASHLSSKANSGPNPASLTATSMLSGQVAANRSWASGPGTSHCPSQSSVGNEGKYDGQVGGVGSRAWGSSSQSSTTNFNLNLNPNANPSAWPMLGHDGSGTGGGSSGGANTISPPQTTPNLCNPPGPPPSQTSTCTGANTNSNSSGIGSAWGNIMTSDTSESHPSPSTNVSFSSEPQNLKTDGPNHTNKQEPPSPIHSLPGWGNAPVGLSSRGQLPQGGPQVNGDDCSSAWGNSVESKATSSKEAPGWDSGWGHGAGGAGNSGGWGDQSGGEWGKQHTEEAQGGWDPPSSPPQDPQASPWSKAVSTAGASEGSSDSMEGNPQHRDHSSRDNPAPLLPAQDLDPRVLCNTGWGQTPVRQHTSWDMDNTKRKNGVGSESWSSGPTTPNNAQMAANTNIGPTQRTDSGGKNDVPASQGASGWGGSIVATKSPSTSWGEPPNINKPPGTPSGWGKAPAGGSVPSVPKNGSQSWGEDKSSGWEDSHIKATPQGWGEQHKPSHSWGNSGGSNNTGDWREPEESKKSPTNPAWEGDTGGWKENPRGWGTSASGSGISGAGGNGGWGEPISQRPSGPPQSWGGKPQDGPSGGGGGGSGGGSGGGGGGGGGGSIGSWGGSDSVKQGGGWGGSKQESTTEATGWEEPSPTSVRRKMEIDDGTSAWGDPVTYNKAVNLWDRNNPGTSQAKVTSGGNNPPGPNNNHPHSHNHPYHGPPAPLQNHSQNSQNPGPASGTMDPVVQHQPGPSHNRSPLMAQRKQGWGEIPNSHTKSESSWGEPAPSPVSVDNGTSAWGKPIGSCGGWGDGNQDSYGRGNPAMTSASCKPAPKPMQEGWGGGGEELSLSGGQWDAEEGDLWNSNTQENNSCNSWGNAPKKGPPKGKVLGKQEDAWIMNRLIKQLTDMGFPREPAEEALKSNNMNLDQAMSALLEKKTELDKRGMGISGHDYNNGLINKPMTCPRPPLLSKDPSADPRLPFMDKHMQSGMFGGGGAAQARTMQQTQQPPQPPVPHLSSSQPSLRAQVPQFLSPQVQAQLLQFAAKNIGLNPALLTSPINPQHMTLLNQLYQLQLAYQRLQIQQQMLQAQRNVSGPIRQQEQQVARTINNMQQQIQQHQRQLAQALLIKQQQQQPPPSHSGLHSGGVKSTLESFPGHPQTPGLPDLQTKEPQSSPNTYSHYSLSGLNPNMNVNCMDVGSLSMKEPPQPQSRLSQWTHPNSIESLSGNSSPLEPGLGKHGANLGPPGKPPQLEDSYSPYNLMSSSDSPTSPLVPPDSWGQGKSNSDKIANGSNINWPPEFCPGVPWKGLQNIDPETDPNMTPGSVPSGPTINTNIQDVNRYLLRDRSGGSSPTSSQIEALPPSTDWPVSAYTSSFNLSSLEADDAGKLSEMKSTWSAGPISHSQASLSHELWKVPQGPRSSTTAPSRPPPGLTNTKPSSTWGGNSLGLAQGWSSSYTTAGTTWSTDTSTRTSSWLVLRNLTPQIDGSTLRTLCMQHGPLITFHLNLTQGNAVVRYSSKDEAAKAQKSLHMCVLGNTTILAEFAGEEEVNRFFAQGQSLGGTTSWQATPGANQTRMGGTGSTASHPIGHSPHWNNNNSSSSSSGLGAGGTKSGELLWGGVQQYSSLWGPPSGEEGRVMGSPTPINTLLPGDLLSGESM